One window of the Nicotiana tabacum cultivar K326 chromosome 4, ASM71507v2, whole genome shotgun sequence genome contains the following:
- the LOC107800518 gene encoding ADP-ribosylation factor GTPase-activating protein AGD1 isoform X1 produces the protein MQEGKMLFARLDDSPMFRQQIQSMEESAETLRDKCLKFYKGSRKYTEGLGESYDRDIAFASSLETFGGGHNDPISVAFGGPDMAKFAIALSAIALREIGTYKEVLRSQVEHVLNDRLLHLATIDIQDVKEARKRFDKANVAYDQVREKFLSLRKSTRMDIAAAIEEELYNARLTFEQARFNLVGALSAVEAKKKNELLEAVGSMMDTHLRYFKQGYELLHQMEPYINQVLAYSQKARESSMYEQAALNERMQEYRRKIDQERRRSFNGSPNGDVIQPFSRSSHKLIEAVMQSAAEGKVQTIKQGYLSKRSSNLRGDWKRRFFVLDSRGMLYYYRKQLSRPSFQGSGSPLLSHRCSSPEPGSGLLSRWLSSHYHGGVHEEKTVARHTVNLLTSTIKADADQSDLRFCFRIISPTKNYTLQAESAAEQMDWIEKITGVISSLLSSHTLERHFSASPTSESSSIGSPIDHDQRATEEYTSGRDLTGRSFIRPSKSSVHILSTKIEKPVEALKRILGNDKCADCGAPGPEWASLNLGILICIECSGVHRNFGVHISKVRSLKLDVKVWEPSVITLFEALGNVFVNSIWEELLHARKTFQADEIPMRFFESEKHKQFFGKPSYADHISVKEKFIHAKYAEKRFIHKVRDTTHLLSVAEQLWEGVRANDKKAVYRLIVVYQADVNAVHGEASPGSDCSSSFNPQSENEEHCIDEFLDGCSLLHLACQTADISMVELLLQHGANINACDSRGQTPLHHSVMRGRTAIAKLLLARGANPHVADLEGKTPSHLVSELAINDVEILAHLKVANR, from the exons ATCCAATCAATGGAGGAAAGTGCTGAGACTTTGAGGGATAAATGTCTAAAGTTTTATAAAGGATCTCGAAAGTACAC AGAAGGGCTTGGAGAGTCATATGATAGAGACATTGCTTTTGCCAGTTCACTTGAAACCTTTGGAGGAGGGCATAATGATCCCATTTCTGTTGCATTTGGAG GCCCTGATATGGCTAAATTTGCTATCGCTCTGAGTGCTATCGCTCTGAGAGAAATTGGAACATACAAAGAAGTTCTTCGATCACAG GTTGAGCATGTATTAAATGATCGATTACTGCATTTGGCCAccattgatattcaagatgtaaAG GAAGCTCGGAAGCGTTTTGACAAAGCTAACGTTGCTTATGACCAG GTTCGAGAGAAGTTTTTATCGTTGAGGAAAAGTACTAGGATGGATATAGCTGCAGCCATTGAGGAG GAACTTTACAATGCAAGGCTGACTTTTGAGCAAGCCCGCTTTAATCTG GTCGGTGCTCTTTCTGCGGTTGAGGCCAAAAAGAAGAATGAATTGTTGGAAGCTGTTGGCAGTATGATGGACACTCATCTTCGGTATTTCAAGCag GGTTATGAACTTTTGCATCAAATGGAGCCTTATATCAACCAG GTCTTGGCTTATTCACAGAAAGCTCGAGAAAGTTCCATGTATGAGCAGGCAGCTCTCAATGAGAGGATGCAAGAGTACAGAAGGAAAATAGATCAAGAGAGGAGACGTTCGTTCAATGGGTCTCCAAATGGTGATGTCATACAACCTTTTTCCAGGAGTTCTCACAAACTTATAGAAGCAGTCATGCAGTCTGCAGCTGAAGGAAAG GTACAAACTATAAAACAAGGATACCTGTCAAAACGTTCTTCTAATTTAAGAGGTGACTGGAAGAGAAGATTCTTTGTTCTAGATAGCAGAGGAATGCTGTACTACTATCGAAAACAATTGAGCAGACCGTCT TTTCAGGGTTCTGGCAGTCCACTCCTTTCACACAGATGTTCTTCCCCAGAACCGGGATCAGGACTGCTGAGTCGTTGGCTTTCTTCTCATTATCATGGAGGTGTACATGAGGAAAAAACTGTTGCACGTCACACGGTGAACCTACTGACATCAACAATAAAAGCGGATGCAGATCAGTCTGATCTGAGATTTTGCTTCAGAATAATTTCACCAACAAAGAATTATACTTTGCAG GCAGAGAGTGCAGCGGAGCAAATGGACTGGATAGAAAAAATAACAGGAGTTATTAGTTCGTTGCTAAGTTCCCATACACTTGAAAGG CATTTCTCTGCTAGTCCCACTAGCGAAAGTAGTTCTATAGGAAGTCCCATTGATCATGATCAAAGAGCAACGGAAGAGTACACATCTGGGAGGGATCTTACTGGTAGATCTTTCATACGCCCATCCAAAAGTTCAGTGCATATTCTCAGCACGAAAATAGAGAAACCAGTTGAAGCACTAAAAAGGATACTTGGGAATGATAAATGTGCTGATTGCGGTGCTCCTGGACCAGAATGGGCTTCTTTAAATCTTGGAATTCTTATATGCATTGAATGTTCTGGTGTTCACCGGAACTTTGGTGTACATATATCCAAG GTAAGATCTTTGAAACTTGATGTTAAAGTGTGGGAGCCTTCAGTCATAACGCTGTTTGAGGCACTGGGTAATGTGTTCGTGAATTCTATTTGGGAGGAGCTGTTGCATGCAAGAAAAACGTTTCAGGCTGATGAAATACCAATGCG GTTTTTTGAGTCTGAAAAACACAAACAGTTCTTTGGCAAACCCAGTTATGCGGATCATATTTCAGTAAAGGAGAAATTCATTCATGCAAAG TATGCAGAAAAACGTTTCATTCACAAGGTGAGGGACACTACACACCTTCTTTCAGTTGCAGAACAGTTGTGGGAAGGTGTCCGTGCAAATGACAAGAAAGCTGTATATCGTCTCATTGTTGTCTACCAAGCCGATGTTAATGCAGTCCATGGGGAAGCATCACCTG GCAGTGATTGTTCAAGCTCATTTAACCCACAAAGTGAAAATGAAGAGCATTGCATTGATGAATTTCTTGATGGTTGTTCCCTACTTCACCTAGCTTGCCAAACTGCTGATATTAGCATGGTGGAGCTGCTTCTGCAGCATGGTGCCAACATAAATGCTTGTGATTCACGAGGTCAGACCCCACTGCATCATAGTGTTATGAGAGGAAGAACTGCAATTGCCAAACTGTTACTTGCGAG GGGGGCCAACCCACACGTTGCTGATCTTGAAGGCAAGACCCCGTCTCACCTTGTCTCAGAATTAGCCATCAACGACGTTGAGATTCTTGCCCACCTGAAAGTTGCAAATAGATAG
- the LOC107800518 gene encoding ADP-ribosylation factor GTPase-activating protein AGD1 isoform X2 — protein MQEGKMLFARLDDSPMFRQQIQSMEESAETLRDKCLKFYKGSRKYTEGLGESYDRDIAFASSLETFGGGHNDPISVAFGGPDMAKFAIALSAIALREIGTYKEVLRSQVEHVLNDRLLHLATIDIQDVKVREKFLSLRKSTRMDIAAAIEEELYNARLTFEQARFNLVGALSAVEAKKKNELLEAVGSMMDTHLRYFKQGYELLHQMEPYINQVLAYSQKARESSMYEQAALNERMQEYRRKIDQERRRSFNGSPNGDVIQPFSRSSHKLIEAVMQSAAEGKVQTIKQGYLSKRSSNLRGDWKRRFFVLDSRGMLYYYRKQLSRPSFQGSGSPLLSHRCSSPEPGSGLLSRWLSSHYHGGVHEEKTVARHTVNLLTSTIKADADQSDLRFCFRIISPTKNYTLQAESAAEQMDWIEKITGVISSLLSSHTLERHFSASPTSESSSIGSPIDHDQRATEEYTSGRDLTGRSFIRPSKSSVHILSTKIEKPVEALKRILGNDKCADCGAPGPEWASLNLGILICIECSGVHRNFGVHISKVRSLKLDVKVWEPSVITLFEALGNVFVNSIWEELLHARKTFQADEIPMRFFESEKHKQFFGKPSYADHISVKEKFIHAKYAEKRFIHKVRDTTHLLSVAEQLWEGVRANDKKAVYRLIVVYQADVNAVHGEASPGSDCSSSFNPQSENEEHCIDEFLDGCSLLHLACQTADISMVELLLQHGANINACDSRGQTPLHHSVMRGRTAIAKLLLARGANPHVADLEGKTPSHLVSELAINDVEILAHLKVANR, from the exons ATCCAATCAATGGAGGAAAGTGCTGAGACTTTGAGGGATAAATGTCTAAAGTTTTATAAAGGATCTCGAAAGTACAC AGAAGGGCTTGGAGAGTCATATGATAGAGACATTGCTTTTGCCAGTTCACTTGAAACCTTTGGAGGAGGGCATAATGATCCCATTTCTGTTGCATTTGGAG GCCCTGATATGGCTAAATTTGCTATCGCTCTGAGTGCTATCGCTCTGAGAGAAATTGGAACATACAAAGAAGTTCTTCGATCACAG GTTGAGCATGTATTAAATGATCGATTACTGCATTTGGCCAccattgatattcaagatgtaaAG GTTCGAGAGAAGTTTTTATCGTTGAGGAAAAGTACTAGGATGGATATAGCTGCAGCCATTGAGGAG GAACTTTACAATGCAAGGCTGACTTTTGAGCAAGCCCGCTTTAATCTG GTCGGTGCTCTTTCTGCGGTTGAGGCCAAAAAGAAGAATGAATTGTTGGAAGCTGTTGGCAGTATGATGGACACTCATCTTCGGTATTTCAAGCag GGTTATGAACTTTTGCATCAAATGGAGCCTTATATCAACCAG GTCTTGGCTTATTCACAGAAAGCTCGAGAAAGTTCCATGTATGAGCAGGCAGCTCTCAATGAGAGGATGCAAGAGTACAGAAGGAAAATAGATCAAGAGAGGAGACGTTCGTTCAATGGGTCTCCAAATGGTGATGTCATACAACCTTTTTCCAGGAGTTCTCACAAACTTATAGAAGCAGTCATGCAGTCTGCAGCTGAAGGAAAG GTACAAACTATAAAACAAGGATACCTGTCAAAACGTTCTTCTAATTTAAGAGGTGACTGGAAGAGAAGATTCTTTGTTCTAGATAGCAGAGGAATGCTGTACTACTATCGAAAACAATTGAGCAGACCGTCT TTTCAGGGTTCTGGCAGTCCACTCCTTTCACACAGATGTTCTTCCCCAGAACCGGGATCAGGACTGCTGAGTCGTTGGCTTTCTTCTCATTATCATGGAGGTGTACATGAGGAAAAAACTGTTGCACGTCACACGGTGAACCTACTGACATCAACAATAAAAGCGGATGCAGATCAGTCTGATCTGAGATTTTGCTTCAGAATAATTTCACCAACAAAGAATTATACTTTGCAG GCAGAGAGTGCAGCGGAGCAAATGGACTGGATAGAAAAAATAACAGGAGTTATTAGTTCGTTGCTAAGTTCCCATACACTTGAAAGG CATTTCTCTGCTAGTCCCACTAGCGAAAGTAGTTCTATAGGAAGTCCCATTGATCATGATCAAAGAGCAACGGAAGAGTACACATCTGGGAGGGATCTTACTGGTAGATCTTTCATACGCCCATCCAAAAGTTCAGTGCATATTCTCAGCACGAAAATAGAGAAACCAGTTGAAGCACTAAAAAGGATACTTGGGAATGATAAATGTGCTGATTGCGGTGCTCCTGGACCAGAATGGGCTTCTTTAAATCTTGGAATTCTTATATGCATTGAATGTTCTGGTGTTCACCGGAACTTTGGTGTACATATATCCAAG GTAAGATCTTTGAAACTTGATGTTAAAGTGTGGGAGCCTTCAGTCATAACGCTGTTTGAGGCACTGGGTAATGTGTTCGTGAATTCTATTTGGGAGGAGCTGTTGCATGCAAGAAAAACGTTTCAGGCTGATGAAATACCAATGCG GTTTTTTGAGTCTGAAAAACACAAACAGTTCTTTGGCAAACCCAGTTATGCGGATCATATTTCAGTAAAGGAGAAATTCATTCATGCAAAG TATGCAGAAAAACGTTTCATTCACAAGGTGAGGGACACTACACACCTTCTTTCAGTTGCAGAACAGTTGTGGGAAGGTGTCCGTGCAAATGACAAGAAAGCTGTATATCGTCTCATTGTTGTCTACCAAGCCGATGTTAATGCAGTCCATGGGGAAGCATCACCTG GCAGTGATTGTTCAAGCTCATTTAACCCACAAAGTGAAAATGAAGAGCATTGCATTGATGAATTTCTTGATGGTTGTTCCCTACTTCACCTAGCTTGCCAAACTGCTGATATTAGCATGGTGGAGCTGCTTCTGCAGCATGGTGCCAACATAAATGCTTGTGATTCACGAGGTCAGACCCCACTGCATCATAGTGTTATGAGAGGAAGAACTGCAATTGCCAAACTGTTACTTGCGAG GGGGGCCAACCCACACGTTGCTGATCTTGAAGGCAAGACCCCGTCTCACCTTGTCTCAGAATTAGCCATCAACGACGTTGAGATTCTTGCCCACCTGAAAGTTGCAAATAGATAG
- the LOC107800518 gene encoding ADP-ribosylation factor GTPase-activating protein AGD1 isoform X3: protein MAKFAIALSAIALREIGTYKEVLRSQVEHVLNDRLLHLATIDIQDVKEARKRFDKANVAYDQVREKFLSLRKSTRMDIAAAIEEELYNARLTFEQARFNLVGALSAVEAKKKNELLEAVGSMMDTHLRYFKQGYELLHQMEPYINQVLAYSQKARESSMYEQAALNERMQEYRRKIDQERRRSFNGSPNGDVIQPFSRSSHKLIEAVMQSAAEGKVQTIKQGYLSKRSSNLRGDWKRRFFVLDSRGMLYYYRKQLSRPSFQGSGSPLLSHRCSSPEPGSGLLSRWLSSHYHGGVHEEKTVARHTVNLLTSTIKADADQSDLRFCFRIISPTKNYTLQAESAAEQMDWIEKITGVISSLLSSHTLERHFSASPTSESSSIGSPIDHDQRATEEYTSGRDLTGRSFIRPSKSSVHILSTKIEKPVEALKRILGNDKCADCGAPGPEWASLNLGILICIECSGVHRNFGVHISKVRSLKLDVKVWEPSVITLFEALGNVFVNSIWEELLHARKTFQADEIPMRFFESEKHKQFFGKPSYADHISVKEKFIHAKYAEKRFIHKVRDTTHLLSVAEQLWEGVRANDKKAVYRLIVVYQADVNAVHGEASPGSDCSSSFNPQSENEEHCIDEFLDGCSLLHLACQTADISMVELLLQHGANINACDSRGQTPLHHSVMRGRTAIAKLLLARGANPHVADLEGKTPSHLVSELAINDVEILAHLKVANR, encoded by the exons ATGGCTAAATTTGCTATCGCTCTGAGTGCTATCGCTCTGAGAGAAATTGGAACATACAAAGAAGTTCTTCGATCACAG GTTGAGCATGTATTAAATGATCGATTACTGCATTTGGCCAccattgatattcaagatgtaaAG GAAGCTCGGAAGCGTTTTGACAAAGCTAACGTTGCTTATGACCAG GTTCGAGAGAAGTTTTTATCGTTGAGGAAAAGTACTAGGATGGATATAGCTGCAGCCATTGAGGAG GAACTTTACAATGCAAGGCTGACTTTTGAGCAAGCCCGCTTTAATCTG GTCGGTGCTCTTTCTGCGGTTGAGGCCAAAAAGAAGAATGAATTGTTGGAAGCTGTTGGCAGTATGATGGACACTCATCTTCGGTATTTCAAGCag GGTTATGAACTTTTGCATCAAATGGAGCCTTATATCAACCAG GTCTTGGCTTATTCACAGAAAGCTCGAGAAAGTTCCATGTATGAGCAGGCAGCTCTCAATGAGAGGATGCAAGAGTACAGAAGGAAAATAGATCAAGAGAGGAGACGTTCGTTCAATGGGTCTCCAAATGGTGATGTCATACAACCTTTTTCCAGGAGTTCTCACAAACTTATAGAAGCAGTCATGCAGTCTGCAGCTGAAGGAAAG GTACAAACTATAAAACAAGGATACCTGTCAAAACGTTCTTCTAATTTAAGAGGTGACTGGAAGAGAAGATTCTTTGTTCTAGATAGCAGAGGAATGCTGTACTACTATCGAAAACAATTGAGCAGACCGTCT TTTCAGGGTTCTGGCAGTCCACTCCTTTCACACAGATGTTCTTCCCCAGAACCGGGATCAGGACTGCTGAGTCGTTGGCTTTCTTCTCATTATCATGGAGGTGTACATGAGGAAAAAACTGTTGCACGTCACACGGTGAACCTACTGACATCAACAATAAAAGCGGATGCAGATCAGTCTGATCTGAGATTTTGCTTCAGAATAATTTCACCAACAAAGAATTATACTTTGCAG GCAGAGAGTGCAGCGGAGCAAATGGACTGGATAGAAAAAATAACAGGAGTTATTAGTTCGTTGCTAAGTTCCCATACACTTGAAAGG CATTTCTCTGCTAGTCCCACTAGCGAAAGTAGTTCTATAGGAAGTCCCATTGATCATGATCAAAGAGCAACGGAAGAGTACACATCTGGGAGGGATCTTACTGGTAGATCTTTCATACGCCCATCCAAAAGTTCAGTGCATATTCTCAGCACGAAAATAGAGAAACCAGTTGAAGCACTAAAAAGGATACTTGGGAATGATAAATGTGCTGATTGCGGTGCTCCTGGACCAGAATGGGCTTCTTTAAATCTTGGAATTCTTATATGCATTGAATGTTCTGGTGTTCACCGGAACTTTGGTGTACATATATCCAAG GTAAGATCTTTGAAACTTGATGTTAAAGTGTGGGAGCCTTCAGTCATAACGCTGTTTGAGGCACTGGGTAATGTGTTCGTGAATTCTATTTGGGAGGAGCTGTTGCATGCAAGAAAAACGTTTCAGGCTGATGAAATACCAATGCG GTTTTTTGAGTCTGAAAAACACAAACAGTTCTTTGGCAAACCCAGTTATGCGGATCATATTTCAGTAAAGGAGAAATTCATTCATGCAAAG TATGCAGAAAAACGTTTCATTCACAAGGTGAGGGACACTACACACCTTCTTTCAGTTGCAGAACAGTTGTGGGAAGGTGTCCGTGCAAATGACAAGAAAGCTGTATATCGTCTCATTGTTGTCTACCAAGCCGATGTTAATGCAGTCCATGGGGAAGCATCACCTG GCAGTGATTGTTCAAGCTCATTTAACCCACAAAGTGAAAATGAAGAGCATTGCATTGATGAATTTCTTGATGGTTGTTCCCTACTTCACCTAGCTTGCCAAACTGCTGATATTAGCATGGTGGAGCTGCTTCTGCAGCATGGTGCCAACATAAATGCTTGTGATTCACGAGGTCAGACCCCACTGCATCATAGTGTTATGAGAGGAAGAACTGCAATTGCCAAACTGTTACTTGCGAG GGGGGCCAACCCACACGTTGCTGATCTTGAAGGCAAGACCCCGTCTCACCTTGTCTCAGAATTAGCCATCAACGACGTTGAGATTCTTGCCCACCTGAAAGTTGCAAATAGATAG
- the LOC107800518 gene encoding ADP-ribosylation factor GTPase-activating protein AGD3 isoform X4, protein MQEGKMLFARLDDSPMFRQQIQSMEESAETLRDKCLKFYKGSRKYTEGLGESYDRDIAFASSLETFGGGHNDPISVAFGGPDMAKFAIALSAIALREIGTYKEVLRSQVEHVLNDRLLHLATIDIQDVKEARKRFDKANVAYDQVREKFLSLRKSTRMDIAAAIEEELYNARLTFEQARFNLVGALSAVEAKKKNELLEAVGSMMDTHLRYFKQGYELLHQMEPYINQVLAYSQKARESSMYEQAALNERMQEYRRKIDQERRRSFNGSPNGDVIQPFSRSSHKLIEAVMQSAAEGKVQTIKQGYLSKRSSNLRGDWKRRFFVLDSRGMLYYYRKQLSRPSFQGSGSPLLSHRCSSPEPGSGLLSRWLSSHYHGGVHEEKTVARHTVNLLTSTIKADADQSDLRFCFRIISPTKNYTLQAESAAEQMDWIEKITGVISSLLSSHTLERHFSASPTSESSSIGSPIDHDQRATEEYTSGRDLTGRSFIRPSKSSVHILSTKIEKPVEALKRILGNDKCADCGAPGPEWASLNLGILICIECSGVHRNFGVHISKVRSLKLDVKVWEPSVITLFEALGNVFVNSIWEELLHARKTFQADEIPMRFFESEKHKQFFGKPSYADHISVKEKFIHAKVGGHCKLCLRVTV, encoded by the exons ATCCAATCAATGGAGGAAAGTGCTGAGACTTTGAGGGATAAATGTCTAAAGTTTTATAAAGGATCTCGAAAGTACAC AGAAGGGCTTGGAGAGTCATATGATAGAGACATTGCTTTTGCCAGTTCACTTGAAACCTTTGGAGGAGGGCATAATGATCCCATTTCTGTTGCATTTGGAG GCCCTGATATGGCTAAATTTGCTATCGCTCTGAGTGCTATCGCTCTGAGAGAAATTGGAACATACAAAGAAGTTCTTCGATCACAG GTTGAGCATGTATTAAATGATCGATTACTGCATTTGGCCAccattgatattcaagatgtaaAG GAAGCTCGGAAGCGTTTTGACAAAGCTAACGTTGCTTATGACCAG GTTCGAGAGAAGTTTTTATCGTTGAGGAAAAGTACTAGGATGGATATAGCTGCAGCCATTGAGGAG GAACTTTACAATGCAAGGCTGACTTTTGAGCAAGCCCGCTTTAATCTG GTCGGTGCTCTTTCTGCGGTTGAGGCCAAAAAGAAGAATGAATTGTTGGAAGCTGTTGGCAGTATGATGGACACTCATCTTCGGTATTTCAAGCag GGTTATGAACTTTTGCATCAAATGGAGCCTTATATCAACCAG GTCTTGGCTTATTCACAGAAAGCTCGAGAAAGTTCCATGTATGAGCAGGCAGCTCTCAATGAGAGGATGCAAGAGTACAGAAGGAAAATAGATCAAGAGAGGAGACGTTCGTTCAATGGGTCTCCAAATGGTGATGTCATACAACCTTTTTCCAGGAGTTCTCACAAACTTATAGAAGCAGTCATGCAGTCTGCAGCTGAAGGAAAG GTACAAACTATAAAACAAGGATACCTGTCAAAACGTTCTTCTAATTTAAGAGGTGACTGGAAGAGAAGATTCTTTGTTCTAGATAGCAGAGGAATGCTGTACTACTATCGAAAACAATTGAGCAGACCGTCT TTTCAGGGTTCTGGCAGTCCACTCCTTTCACACAGATGTTCTTCCCCAGAACCGGGATCAGGACTGCTGAGTCGTTGGCTTTCTTCTCATTATCATGGAGGTGTACATGAGGAAAAAACTGTTGCACGTCACACGGTGAACCTACTGACATCAACAATAAAAGCGGATGCAGATCAGTCTGATCTGAGATTTTGCTTCAGAATAATTTCACCAACAAAGAATTATACTTTGCAG GCAGAGAGTGCAGCGGAGCAAATGGACTGGATAGAAAAAATAACAGGAGTTATTAGTTCGTTGCTAAGTTCCCATACACTTGAAAGG CATTTCTCTGCTAGTCCCACTAGCGAAAGTAGTTCTATAGGAAGTCCCATTGATCATGATCAAAGAGCAACGGAAGAGTACACATCTGGGAGGGATCTTACTGGTAGATCTTTCATACGCCCATCCAAAAGTTCAGTGCATATTCTCAGCACGAAAATAGAGAAACCAGTTGAAGCACTAAAAAGGATACTTGGGAATGATAAATGTGCTGATTGCGGTGCTCCTGGACCAGAATGGGCTTCTTTAAATCTTGGAATTCTTATATGCATTGAATGTTCTGGTGTTCACCGGAACTTTGGTGTACATATATCCAAG GTAAGATCTTTGAAACTTGATGTTAAAGTGTGGGAGCCTTCAGTCATAACGCTGTTTGAGGCACTGGGTAATGTGTTCGTGAATTCTATTTGGGAGGAGCTGTTGCATGCAAGAAAAACGTTTCAGGCTGATGAAATACCAATGCG GTTTTTTGAGTCTGAAAAACACAAACAGTTCTTTGGCAAACCCAGTTATGCGGATCATATTTCAGTAAAGGAGAAATTCATTCATGCAAAG GTTGGTGGACATTGCAAGTTATGCCTAAGAGTGACCGTATAG